The Malus domestica chromosome 17, GDT2T_hap1 genome contains the following window.
agtccgggtaaaggaggagggggagggcgtcaggtagtcgacagccggcacacctcggttacgtcgaatccttatgaaaatgaatccagttGATGGGTACTTCAAAGGTAACATGCAGAACCTTTGATAAAATATTAATCAATACAGGAGACAGACATTTTTCAAAATGGAAAGGATCAGTTGTTGACTCAGTGATTGGAGTTTTCCTTACTCAGAATGTTTCAGACCATCTACCAAGGTATGTTCACAACTTTAGCATGTACATACAACCAGATTTCCCACACGTGAATGTCTTGAAGTGAACAGTATTATTTTTGTTCCTCTTTTAACCTTTGTAGCTCTGCCTTCATGTCTTTGGCTGCACGATTTCCGCTTAAGTCAAGCAATCACAAAGCTCAACGGAAAGTTGGGACAAACATATTGGTAAAAGAACCAGCAGTTCGCAAGACAAGTCCAGATGATGTCACCAAATGGCATAAAGATATGTCAAGTCAGCCAATCTATCACCCGATTTCTAGGACACTCCGTGAATCTGAAGATAACCAGAGAGACAGTGAGACCTCAGGGACAGAAAGGAACTTAGTGGAGGCACAAGGGGGTTTGGAGGAGGAATTTGTATCATCTCAAGATTCTTTTGAATCCCCAGTCACTCAAGGCGCTGCAGGAAACAAATTGTACTCGGGCTCCATCAGAAACAGAAGATCCTATCACTGGGTGCCAACCCAAGAAGGTTTATGTTTCCCTTTCAACACGTCAACAGATGGAGAAAGCAACCAAGTTTCAAGACGTTTACAGTCAAGTAAATAGAAGTTCACTATCAAATGACGGATCCAAGAATGGGCATATTAAATATGCACAGCTAAAGGGACGATTAGACAGAACCCATCATCTCAATGGCACTTCCTTCGAGGATTCAATCAATCTTGACTATAAAAAAATGCAACTACCAGTTGCTCCTTCCAGCAACAATCAGTTTCACATGTACCCCAGATTCTGGAGAACCAGAGCTATGGAGATTTGGAAATTTCAGTGAGGAAAGCATATCCTCTTGGCCTTCAACTGCTTCCAGGTTTAATATCGAACACGAAGAAAATTGCAAGAGCTTAAGAATTGAAGAACTGTCAGGAAGTGTCATTAATTCCTCCATGCAACAGAATATAACAAAGGACCCGTATCCATCTTTCAAAGAGCACTCAACAGACCAGCAAGGGAATTCTGAACCAAAGTCAAGCATGGGAGATAATCAACCTTCCCACTACAGTCACCAATGTGTGGGGAACCTAACCTCCCAATCAGAAAACACATCAGCCACAGATCCTGTAAAACATACTGAACCACTTCTGCGTAATAAGTGTGGTAGCGTGCAGCATGTCCAAAATGTCAGTGAGCTCAATAGAAAATCTTTCAATGTCATTGATAGCATCTCTGTAGCAAATAACCAAATATACATTGAAAATCAATCGGTTGATTCCAATTTACAGGTacaaaaaatccaaaaggaagaaaaggaaaataaaactccaaaaggaaaaaaaggaaaggcTGAGGGCGAGAAAAATAATGCAGTTGGCTGGGACATTTTGAGAAAGCAGGCACAAGCCAATGGTaggaaaacagaaagaaatAGAGATACAATGGACTCTCTGGACTATGAAGCACTCATAAATGCTAATGTCAAAGAAATATCTGATGCAATCAAGGAGCGAGGGATGAACAACTTGCTAGCGGAACGAATGCAGGTTCTCTTCTATTAGTATTCAGTCGAAAGACCTCATGTTTGTCAAGAGCACCGTTAATTTGCCCCAAGATAACATCACTGGATAGGTTGACAGTGATTGCAAAATGTTTGTAGGAATTCCTAAAGCGACTGGTTAGAGAACATGAAAGCATCGATCTGGAATGGTTAAGAGATGTTCCCCCTGATAAAGCAAAGTCAGTCATTCCAAATAATTCATTTTCTTCTATAACATTACAACTGCCCCTTTTATGCACAAGGCTATCCAAATGATGAATAATGGACTGCAGTGCATCTGTATATTTTGTATATAGTTAATTAGTTATCAGATATGCTTATTCTGCAGGGATTATCTATTAAGCATACGGGGATTGGGCTTGAAAAGTGTGGAGTGTATCCGGCTTTTAACACTTCACCACCTTGCTTTCCCGGTAAGAATTGTGTGGCACTATTTAGTAATTTTCCTATGATAGGTCGGGAACATCTTACAATATAAGAAATATTGTTTCTTTTTGCTCCATAAAGGTTGACACAAATGTTGGAAGGATAGCAGTAAGACTGGGATGGGTCCCCCTCCAACCATTACCTGAATCACTGCAGTTACACCTCTTAGAACTGTAAGAAAATAATATCTCAACAAATGGATGATTAACTTTTCCATACTTGCAAGTGCTAACCGTTTATTCTATAGGTACCCAATGCTGGAGTCGATTCAAAAGTATTTATGGCCAAGATTATGCAAACTTGATCAACTAACCTTGTAATCTCATACTTCCCTAGAACCATTCATATTAATTTGTAGGCACTTTCTTTTTTACTTGCTCTTTTGCTAATTAGCTGACTATTGATTGACAGTTACGAGCTGCACTACCAGATGATTACATTTGGAAAGGTATGCATGGCGCTTCTTTGATTAGAAACATGATTTGTGATTAAGCAAAAATAGGGTAAGTCCCTCATGTTTTCGCATGTATGCAGGTATTTTGTACAAAGAGTAAACCGAATTGCAATGCATGTCCAATGAGAGGAGAATGTAGACACTTCGCAAGTGCTTGTGCAAGGTTCGAGCAATAATCCCTGGAAAATTATGTGTATTGATGTCACTGTGCAGGAAAATAAACACTGAAGCGTGTCACGAGAATCTTTACATATTTTGGGGCATGAGATTCTGGCCTTATTAATAAGTAATCAGAAAGTGTTTCAAAAACTTAAACTAGTAGATAGTTTCACGTAGAATCTGTAGAAGTAAAAAGTACTCTATGTTTCACTAATCACATGGAACAAgaaagagaagtaaaaaataaaaataaaaaaaacaacacaaTACATTATTATAAGACTCAGAAGAAGACAGTCTTAATCAAATTCAGACCAACCTTGTTTGGTGCAGTGCAAGACTTGCCCTGCCAGGGCCAGAAGAGAAGAGAATTGTCAGTTCAAATGTTTCCATTGAAGCCGAGATAAATCCCGCAATAGCTGTCACTCCTATGTCACTGCCTCCACCTGAGAACAACTCACTCCAGATAGCAGGTACTGTAATTAAAGAGTGTGAACCAATAATCGAAGAGCCAGCAACGCCAGAACAAGAGTTGACTGAGCTATCGGAAAGTGAAATTGAGGACTTCTTCTATGAAGATCCTGATCAGATTCCTACCACCAAACTCAACATGGAAGCGTTCACATCAACATTACAAAACTATATGCAAGAGAAGAAGCTCCAAGAAGGTGACATGTCCAAAGCCTTAGTTGCCTTGAATTCAGAAGCTACTTCTATCCCTACGCCCAAGTTGAAGAATGTCAGTAGACTACGAACAGAGCACCAAGTGTAAGTCCCTGTCTTCCCAATAAAACCGCATATGCTTACCAATACAGTGGACGCAGTAACAACATACCCATAGCATGTGcaatcaaacaaaacaatttttggTGTCTAAATACTGAATTCGCTACCATCAGAATTCTAACTGCATTTTAAATAACTCTCTGCCTACGATATATTATGAGTTTCGACATACATACCTGTATATAAACATATGTACATAGACATAACTATAATTCTCCATCACAAACTTATATATCTGTGTGGATACAATGCAGGTATGAACTACCTGATTCGCATCCACTCTTGGAAGGGGTAGGTTAATATGTTAATTGTCTGGAATATAACAGGCATTCTTAATCTCAGTTAATCACTATTCAACTTTGCAGATGGATAGACGGGAACCAGATGATCCAAGCTCATACCTTCTAGCTATATGGACACCAGGTAAGCTCAAGAAATCACAGAGAACTGAGATACATTGTTGAGAATTGAGTATCTTGTACATTTTGCTAAGTGATGCATTTATTATGCATCACTGTATACCAGGGGAAACTGCAAATTCAATTCAACAACCAGAAAGCAGGTGTGGCTTCCAAGATCAAAACAAATTGTGCAATGAGAAGACATGCTTTTCATGCAATAGTATAAGAGAAGAAAATTTGCAAACAGTCAGAGGGACGATTTTGGTGAGGAAAATTTAAAATGTGataatatgtaaacaaaatAG
Protein-coding sequences here:
- the LOC103426187 gene encoding DNA glycosylase/AP lyase ROS1 isoform X2, translating into MALPSRIQSILTIKKCNYQLLLPATISFTCTPDSGEPELWRFGNFSEESISSWPSTASRFNIEHEENCKSLRIEELSGSVINSSMQQNITKDPYPSFKEHSTDQQGNSEPKSSMGDNQPSHYSHQCVGNLTSQSENTSATDPVKHTEPLLRNKCGSVQHVQNVQKIQKEEKENKTPKGKKGKAEGEKNNAVGWDILRKQAQANGRKTERNRDTMDSLDYEALINANVKEISDAIKERGMNNLLAERMQEFLKRLVREHESIDLEWLRDVPPDKAKDYLLSIRGLGLKSVECIRLLTLHHLAFPVDTNVGRIAVRLGWVPLQPLPESLQLHLLELYPMLESIQKYLWPRLCKLDQLTFYELHYQMITFGKVFCTKSKPNCNACPMRGECRHFASACARYELPDSHPLLEGMDRREPDDPSSYLLAIWTPGETANSIQQPESRCGFQDQNKLCNEKTCFSCNSIREENLQTVRGTILIPCRTAMRGSFPLNGTCFQVNEMFADHESSHNPIDVPRGWIWNLPRRTVYFGTSVSTIFKGLSTEGIQYCFWRGYVCVRGFERKTRAPRPLMARLHFPASKMTKTKNEEKK
- the LOC103426187 gene encoding transcriptional activator DEMETER isoform X1, with amino-acid sequence MALPSRIQSILTIKKCNYQLLLPATISFTCTPDSGEPELWRFGNFSEESISSWPSTASRFNIEHEENCKSLRIEELSGSVINSSMQQNITKDPYPSFKEHSTDQQGNSEPKSSMGDNQPSHYSHQCVGNLTSQSENTSATDPVKHTEPLLRNKCGSVQHVQNVQKIQKEEKENKTPKGKKGKAEGEKNNAVGWDILRKQAQANGRKTERNRDTMDSLDYEALINANVKEISDAIKERGMNNLLAERMQEFLKRLVREHESIDLEWLRDVPPDKAKDYLLSIRGLGLKSVECIRLLTLHHLAFPVDTNVGRIAVRLGWVPLQPLPESLQLHLLELYPMLESIQKYLWPRLCKLDQLTFYELHYQMITFGKVFCTKSKPNCNACPMRGECRHFASACASARLALPGPEEKRIVSSNVSIEAEINPAIAVTPMSLPPPENNSLQIAGTVIKECEPIIEEPATPEQELTELSESEIEDFFYEDPDQIPTTKLNMEAFTSTLQNYMQEKKLQEGDMSKALVALNSEATSIPTPKLKNVSRLRTEHQVYELPDSHPLLEGMDRREPDDPSSYLLAIWTPGETANSIQQPESRCGFQDQNKLCNEKTCFSCNSIREENLQTVRGTILIPCRTAMRGSFPLNGTCFQVNEMFADHESSHNPIDVPRGWIWNLPRRTVYFGTSVSTIFKGLSTEGIQYCFWRGYVCVRGFERKTRAPRPLMARLHFPASKMTKTKNEEKK